The genome window CTAGGGAGGGAGGCTAATTTCATGGTGATCAGTGATGAAGACATCACAAGCTAGTAGGATTAATTttctctcttcttcttccttctctCTTCTACTCTACCATCTACCTCTTCCTCCAATGGAACAGAGACTtatttttcttccttcttctcctttctcgttTATACTCCACCCATATATCTAATGAAGTTTCATGCACGTAGGGGGTCTGGAGCCCCCCTTGAGATCCTCCCTATGCTCGTGGTTGTCAACGTCTTAAATCACTTCAACCAATTCTCGAACAAACAACTTAAATCTTAATGCCATGATGTTATAGTTTGATACATCATAAACAAAACGGTTAGCCTACAAGAATTAGCCACTCATGAAACATGGGACAATATGCTCCAACAGAAAGTCGGTTCATATGCAGTGCGCCTTTAGTAGAGTTCCATTAGCGTCCCATTTGTATTAAATAAGCTGTCATATATATAAGTGCTTTTAATAATTTGACAAAGGTTTAGTAAGATAGAGAGAAGTGAGTTCTATGGAGATGAAATTCTTTTGACATGATGTACCAGCTCTCCGTGTTATAGAATTAAGTATTTACTATAAAGTTACGGAATAAAACTTTCTATTTAAACCCAGTGTTTCATCTATGTTTTATTTCATTCTATACAACGTGCAGTGTTGAAGACAGTAATAGACAACTCACCATAAGACTGGCATGAGTAGTAAACACTAAATAGCGCACCTTGAATTGTTTATAAAGACTGCAAACAAGTTTCACCATGGAGATCACATTGAAGACAGTAGTATGTATGCACGTACATAGATAGCATTGGGTCAATAACTATAGGACAAAAGTAGCCTTGGGTAGTTGGGTCAATAAACTACTTCAGGCTAGCAACGTTTTAGCACATGAAGGGACAGCAAGGGCACCAGGCGCCCACTCCACTCCATCTCGCTGCCAGCTGCTCTGCCCGGCCCGGCCTGGCCTGCATCAAAGGAGCAATGGCGCAGTAGGAGTGCAGGAAGTCCCATTCCGCCTTCGTTTTCCACGTGAGCCCTGCGCGCGTGCAAACAGAAACAGCGCATGCATCAGTCCAGCTCAGGACGTGATCTCCCCCTTGTTTTTTTTTTGCTTGCAGACTCTTGCATCATGTCGGCACCAATAATTCAGGAGCGTTCCTTCAGAGGACGTACCCTGGTCCTGGCGCATCAAATTGCGTCCAGTTGCGGCTGCGTCAGCGTCTGCGAGAAACACGAGGAGCGCAGGCATTGTTTGCAGTGGCCATTTGGGGTGTCTGGTCTCAGCGATCAGTTGATGTAAATTGAGCGGCAGCAAAAGGACGTGCGAGCAACTTGATGCTGCAATCACCGTGCACATGATGATAATATATTTTTCCCTGCTACGTGGTTGGTACCTCTAGCACAAGTGCATATGAACATATACGTCCAGCAAGACCAGATAGTAGATAGGCCTCCCACGACAGCAACTCACCTCCCGGGCCTACCAAGCAGTCTCTAGAAACAAACAAACAGCGGCAATGTGCTAATCTCTTCTGCATTTGGGCACGGCAATCCTGACCCGACCCTCCAGATTTCCCGTCGCCGAGCCACGCGGATCGAGTACCCGTCGAACTCGCCGCTGTCGGATCGAGTACCCGTCGAACTCGCCGCTGTCGGATCGTTCTCGCTTGGGGCGATCAAGCTAACGGGATTTGAGGAGATCTAGGCCAGCCGCGGGCAGCAGCCATCAGCCATGAGCGAGGTGTTCGAGGGCTACGAGCGGCAGTACTGCGAGGCCTCCGCCTCGCTCTCCCGCAAGTGCACGGCTGCATCCGCCCTCGATGGAGGTGAGCATGATTCCCATGGTTAATACGATTCCTCCTCTGTGATTCCGCTGGGGGAGCACCTGCTTTTGTTGATCGTTTGTTTTTGGTCTGATTTCGGTGGGTCTATCCGCAGAGAGGAAGAAGCAGAAGCTCTCCGAGATCCAGTCCGGCGTTGAGGAAGCTGAATCGCTGGTAAATAGATGCCGCGACGCGTTCTGTTTTGGGGATCCCCGGGATATAGGACATTTGGGGAATGGGTAGAAAAGCAGAGATTAGGGATTTTTCGTTTCCGTCGGTGCAGTTTTGGTGTTCCGACGGAGTTGCGAGATGTTTATGTGCCTTAGTCTTCAATTTGGGGGTTGGGGGAAAGTAATTTTATGTTTTTGTTTTGTGTCTGCAGATTCGGAAGATGGACCTGGAGGCAAGGAGCCTACAGCCTAGCATTAAGGCTggtttgcttgcaaagctgagggAGTATAAATCTGACCTCAACAACGTCAAGAGTGAGCTCAAGAGGATATCTGCGCCCAATGCCAGGCAGGCTACCCGGGAGGAGCTCCTGGAGTCTGGAATGGCTGATACTCTCGCGGTGAGCTAATGCTAGGACTTGACTGTGTCTACAAAGTATTCACTTCAATGCATAACATATCACATCAGGTCAATTATTGTAGATTGCATCAGAGCAAAAACGTCATAGGTCCAATGTCTATGAGCTAGAAATAACTGAAAAATAAATGTGCTTGTACTTTTTAAATGTGGATGTGGTATTTCATATCAGGTGATTTGGTTTGCACTGAAATGATCAGAATTTATCTTTTTTGCCTTGGGTATTATCATACCCATATAAGTGGAATACTAGTTATACAGTCTAAATGATTGATGGTGCAATATCTGTTATTTAGTTGCATTTTGCTTGCAACATTGTGCATCATTGTAACAATGGGCCGTGTGTACTAGGAATTTGTTCAATGAATGGTTTACATGTGCATGTCAGTGAATCCAGCTggattactacattacattttgGGCTTTCACTTCTTTTTTTTTTCAATTTTGGATATCCAAGTTTTAGCAGTACAACTCTGGCAAGATCTTGCCATCATGTTTATATATGCTCTCAGTTCTCACTCAAGCATATCTGACCATCAAGTTTAATCTATGACTTTCCTTGTCTTACTGCTTAGATGGTATGATTACAACTTTTGTTCTGTATGAAATATATGCTATGTATTCAAACATAGTTCCTTATCAAGGTTGACCCTTGATGCGCCGCAGCCACTATTTCTACTTTTATGCTATTATGAACGAAACTTTCTCGATATCAGATAGTTTCACCTTTTCATCCTGATATACTATATTTTAAAATTTTGATTCAAATTCTTAATACTGTACCTTATACTACACCACCGATTGGCATCTGTGTGGCTGATCACCTTTACCTCCCATATGGCCCTTTGTGCTTCACTTAAGTTTAATGATGTTGGTAGCATAGGGTTACCCTTACTGCGATCATCTTCATATTATTAATGGATGAACGAGAACTGTGGAAGACGTGATAGAAGCAAGAAATTTTTTTTGTCTCATTCTAtatatctgtaatattctgtttGTCACTAAATAAGATAGAACCGTTATATTTATAAAAATAAACTTACATGTGATGGATGAGTTTTCTGTTCTTATCTCCAGAACATACTTCTGTGGTCTGACAAAAGTAAATCACACGATAATATTGCTCTATCGTAAGTTATTTGTCAATATCTATTTACATAAGAAATGTTCCTCAAGTAATATAATAGTTCTGGCACTAGCTGAACTTAAGGAACTCTAAGTTCATTTTTTGTTTTGGAATGTTTTATATCTAGTGAAGTGATTGAGTTACCTATATTTCATATTCCTCAATGTCATTGTACAATAGGACTGCTGCCTCTACATTCCTGTTGCATTTATTTGGGTTATCTTGATTTGCTTTATTGAGGCCTTTTGTCTCAGGCTAATTACAGTTGTTTTACTCATGTCATATTTGGGGGACTCTCCCATGGCTCAGGTGTCTACTGATCAGAGGGGAAGATTGATGATGACAACTGAAAGACTGAATCAGTCCACTGACAGAATTAAAGAGAGCCGAAGAACTATGTTGGAGACAGAAGAACTTGGTGTCTCGATTCTTCAGGACCTTCACCAACAGAGGCAGTCACTACTACATGCTCATACTACTGTACGTACCTGTATGACTGCCTGAACAGCTCTACCTATTATATAGATTTATTTTCTGGCCATTTTCTGATTTTACAGGTTGAAAGATGCAATAATTCTTGCCAACAATACCTGTATAAAAGCACTAGTTTAGTTCAGGACTCTACAATTTTGTTTTGTGCAGAActtttttatgaaaataaaatGTTAGTTATCCACTGGTTTCTTTCTGTGGTTCTCTGATGAAATCTTAGTTATTTGTATTATGGTGTTGAATGCGTGTTTCTTTTTTCCTTTATGTTTTTTTGTTCCTTATTCTGTTTGCTGGTTTTGCGTGTTGGCGCTGGACCCTTTTCTCCTTAATAGAATGATGTGCATCTTCCTGTGCGTTTTAGAAAGAAGTTCACATATTTTGTTAAGCTTGCTGGGCTACAATCTCTAAGCCTCTCTCCCAAATGACTCGTCACCATTCTCCTTTTTTTTTGACGATCCAGATTAGATTTTTTTATGTGACCTAAGTGACTATCTCATCACTCCGTATGATACTTAATATTGTTTTGCTACATTAATTGGAGTAAATATTATATTGTACTTCTTCAGGAATATAGACTGTCTTTGTTTCTATGCACACGTTAAAGGTTTCATTTAATCAAAAAAAGGGTAAAGATTATATTGTACTTCAGTAAGTTTAGACTGGTGTTGTATTTTCTTGAACACCTGTAGAGCTTATAGAACATTTCGTGTGGGTGAGCATGCATTTGTTCTGCATTGTGTGATGCCTTTACTGTTTGGATTGCTATGGAATTTTAGTGCAAAGGATTGGTGATTGCATTAAAAAGGGAAAGACCCTTAGTAAAAAAAAAGGTGCATGCAACACATGTAGTAACCTGTTGTTGAAATTGAATATCAGAATTATACTCCGGCAGCTGTAACGAATTCAATATAGGTAATGTAAAGAGTAGAGACGACCAGTGGCCCTCAAACTTGTTTGGCAGTGTCATCTAGATCC of Zea mays cultivar B73 chromosome 8, Zm-B73-REFERENCE-NAM-5.0, whole genome shotgun sequence contains these proteins:
- the LOC100192626 gene encoding vesicle transport v-SNARE 13 isoform X1, whose amino-acid sequence is MSEVFEGYERQYCEASASLSRKCTAASALDGERKKQKLSEIQSGVEEAESLIRKMDLEARSLQPSIKAGLLAKLREYKSDLNNVKSELKRISAPNARQATREELLESGMADTLAVSTDQRGRLMMTTERLNQSTDRIKESRRTMLETEELGVSILQDLHQQRQSLLHAHTTVERTVPLANHPDPNNAKSCHAGCWATGVGAALRAEGEAVVDRGAWRAGAEHVGQGRTDSPMPRAAEPPRG
- the LOC100192626 gene encoding vesicle transport v-SNARE 13 isoform X2, which codes for MSEVFEGYERQYCEASASLSRKCTAASALDGERKKQKLSEIQSGVEEAESLIRKMDLEARSLQPSIKAGLLAKLREYKSDLNNVKSELKRISAPNARQATREELLESGMADTLAVSTDQRGRLMMTTERLNQSTDRIKESRRTMLETEELGVSILQDLHQQRQSLLHAHTTLHGVDDNIGKSKKILAAMSKRMDRNKWIIGGIITALALAILFILYFKLAH